A window of Thermodesulfovibrionales bacterium contains these coding sequences:
- a CDS encoding Lrp/AsnC ligand binding domain-containing protein, whose protein sequence is MARVYVLANVLPGKDKSVRDILRASKGVVYADVVTGQYDIVAVIEAKDINDIFNKILKDIRKKIKGITRTETFIAVE, encoded by the coding sequence ATGGCAAGAGTATATGTGCTTGCAAATGTATTACCGGGAAAGGATAAATCTGTGAGAGATATCCTTCGGGCTTCCAAAGGTGTAGTTTATGCAGATGTGGTAACAGGGCAGTATGATATTGTTGCGGTTATTGAGGCAAAGGATATTAATGATATCTTTAACAAGATTCTTAAGGATATAAGAAAAAAGATTAAAGGCATTACAAGAACAGAGACATTCATAGCAGTTGAATAA
- a CDS encoding toprim domain-containing protein: MKEKLNEESRERFQALEELFRILSELNRRIPVIVEGKNDMMALRALGLEGEIIQVYGGKSLYELSEEIHERFESIILLIDWDRKGESLMKTLGEYLSGLWEDYRNFRETLKILARNEAFEIEQIPALMERLKRQCEIEA, from the coding sequence GTGAAAGAAAAATTAAATGAAGAATCCAGAGAACGTTTTCAGGCACTGGAGGAACTGTTCAGGATTCTTTCTGAGCTCAACAGAAGGATTCCTGTTATAGTTGAAGGAAAGAATGATATGATGGCACTCAGGGCACTAGGTCTTGAGGGTGAGATAATACAGGTTTATGGCGGAAAGAGTCTTTATGAGTTAAGCGAGGAGATTCATGAGAGGTTTGAAAGTATCATCCTTCTTATAGACTGGGACAGAAAGGGAGAGAGCCTTATGAAGACCCTGGGTGAGTATCTTTCCGGTCTCTGGGAGGATTACAGAAACTTCAGGGAAACCCTTAAGATCCTTGCTAGAAATGAGGCCTTTGAAATCGAGCAGATACCTGCTCTGATGGAAAGATTAAAAAGACAATGCGAGATAGAGGCATAA
- a CDS encoding YraN family protein, whose amino-acid sequence MRDRGIKGENLAINYLKKKGYKILERNYRTRAGEIDIIASKDGMVVFVEVKTRSTDLFGAPEESVTKEKQERLKKAALYYLKDLKNMPPLRFDVISIELKPEPTIVHIEYAF is encoded by the coding sequence ATGCGAGATAGAGGCATAAAGGGTGAGAACCTTGCAATAAATTATCTTAAGAAAAAGGGCTATAAAATACTTGAAAGGAATTACAGGACCAGAGCTGGCGAGATTGATATAATAGCCTCCAAAGATGGCATGGTTGTTTTTGTTGAGGTCAAGACAAGAAGCACAGACCTTTTCGGAGCTCCCGAGGAATCGGTTACAAAGGAAAAGCAGGAAAGGCTTAAAAAAGCTGCTCTTTATTACCTCAAAGACCTAAAAAATATGCCGCCCCTCAGGTTTGATGTTATATCTATTGAGCTCAAACCAGAACCAACCATTGTCCATATAGAATATGCCTTTTAA